A single window of Sebastes umbrosus isolate fSebUmb1 chromosome 16, fSebUmb1.pri, whole genome shotgun sequence DNA harbors:
- the tnfaip2b gene encoding tumor necrosis factor alpha-induced protein 2 isoform X2 — MRTETNGWFNFRRGPRVQPVVNNTNNTNNTTNTDGRRSPGRERAPSVVLTYEQILEAKRLCEASRLLIEREERLFEEIKESDELTHHEEEVWKLAADRNALEALVKQTLSLSLDMEEDSSEALASAVKAMTQEEDQDRKWTQRGQTPPPWRPSGWKKVHDSTLGSLVVDRLDSPSTPPADKADQSSINVDVNSMGRQLKDDLLAVVRVVKSCYPPQLDICNFYARLYHQAFSTRLRKVADFVLDDKDCKFLLRWVNEYYPLILSKPELVNEIDNKALGKLLPKELLEPLEDQYLSKQQEELTTYIGRVLEEAKQKWNKGEEPTTEDGCFVSPVAYDIIQFINGGVTSAEKVVGDLHKAQNITCQLKDLMQRFRIFQNEVMKQNKANSRPVIKANLGCIEQFRDVLDKKRHLFTEDVQRNCVHVLTDMKQSAHVYLLKPVHEVLKPQYRKLGTNDWLSKPNLFEKLLVSVEDELQDLQGVIESCHQRLMGQLHQEVTVEYVRRLLKGQVKLKDKERQLKAYETVKDNAERVHVLFVKMGSEEDWLKEILTKIAEVLKLQDLPAIQMQVASLGTEYPDLSEKHVSALLKLKTNLSKADRKTVKDILSDTRDEQSKDRAELRPFFSGVPVK; from the exons TGGTCCTCACATATGAGCAGATCCTTGAGGCAAAGCGCTTGTGTGAAGCCAGCCGGCtgctgatagagagagaggagcgtcTGTTCGAGGAGATAAAGGAGTCAGACGAACTCACACATCATGAGGAAGAAGTATGGAAGCTCGCAGCAGACCGCAATGCACTGGAGGCACTCGTCAAGCAGACTCTGAGTCTGTCTCTCGACATGGAAGAGGACAGCTCGGAGGCTCTGGCGTCTGCCGTAAAGGCCATGACCCAGGAGGAGGACCAGGACCGGAAGTGGACACAGAGGGGTCAGACACCTCCGCCGTGGAGGCCCAGCGGCTGGAAGAAGGTTCACGACTCCACGCTTGGCAGCTTGGTGGTGGACCGTTTGGACAGCCCCTCGACGCCTCCTGCTGACAAGGCGGACCAGTCTTCTATCAACGTGGACGTCAACAGCATGGGCCGGCAGCTGAAGGACGACTTGCTGGCTGTGGTGCGCGTGGTGAAGAGCTGCTACCCGCCACAGCTGGACATCTGTAATTTTTACGCCAGGTTGTACCACCAAGCCTTCAGCACCAGACTCAGAAAGGTCGCAGACTTTGTTCTGGACGACAAGGACTGCAAGTTCCTCCTGCGCTGGGTCAACGAGTATTATCCACT AATCCTTTCAAAGCCGGAGCTGGTCAATGAGATCGATAACAAAGCGTTGGGAAAGCTGCTGCCTAAAGAGTTATTGGAACCTCTGGAGGATCAATACCTGAGCAAACAACAG GAGGAGCTGACGACGTACATCGGCCGCGTCCTGGAGGAGGCGAAGCAAAAGTGGAATAAAGGAGAGGAGCCGACAACAGAGGACGGCTGCTTCGTCAGTCCTGTGGCCTACGACATCATCCAG TTCATCAACGGTGGGGTGACTTCAGCTGAGAAAGTTGTTGGAGATCTGCACAAGGCCCAGAATATAACGTGCCAACTGAAAGATTTAATGCAGAG GTTCAGGATCTTCCAAAACGAGGTCATGAAGCAAAACAAAGCGAACAGCCGGCCGGTCATCAAGGCGAACCTCGGCTGTATCGAACAGTTCAG GGACGTCCTCGATAAGAAGAGACATCTGTTCACAGAGGATGTGCAGAGAAACTGTGTGCATGTTCTGACTGACATGAAACAATCTGCCCACGTGTATTTATTAAAACCTGTGCACGAGGTCCTCAAG CCACAGTACCGCAAACTAGGAACCAATGACTGGCTGAGTAAACCAAACCTGTTTGAGAAGCTGCTGGTCAGCGTTGAAGATGAGCTGCAGGATCTTCAGGGTGTGATTGAATCCTGTCACCAG AGGCTGATGGGTCAGCTTCATCAGGAGGTGACGGTAGAATATGTGAGAAGGCTCCTGAAGGGACAAGTCAAACTGAAAGACAAGGAGCGGCAGCTGAAGGCCTACGAGACCGTGAAGGACAACGCAGAGAGAGTACACGTTTTATTCGTCAAAATG GGATCAGAGGAGGACTGGTTGAAGGAAATCCTCACCAAGATTGCAGAAGTGCTGAAACTCCAGGACCTCCCCGCCATTCAGATGCAAGTTGCATCATTGGGAACTGAATACCCTGACCTCAG TGAGAAACATGTTTCGGCTCTGCTCAAGCTCAAGACCAACCTCTCCAAAGCCGACAGGAAAACCGTCAAAGACATTCTGTCGGACACAAGAGACGAACAGAGCAAAGACCGCGCAGAACTTCGTCCGTTTTTCTCTGGAGTTCCCGTCAAATGA